One Actinosynnema pretiosum DNA segment encodes these proteins:
- a CDS encoding TerB N- and C- terminal domain-containing protein, whose amino-acid sequence MGLADRLRRALGLPDPEEPEHELEPVRTPGGPTGSPEPAEHAPAEHAPAEPRTEDRQPAAQRPVEPRPAARQPVEPPPVEPRPEDDPEHFASATGTFEPADTATLLPPDDPATEDPPADEPPPADRVRPFVPAVVPEPAAEAQRPPEDPAEPSFWLPEGVAVHFAGHTLEGGLLYLGRAGAPGTAHVIDPTLPVDPSADPTLPVDPSAEPTDRDPAPAYHAMSPRDRAAHLRWLATGRRDRTVPVGHVFLFLAGLEHRVVADRARADLPAVRAELRDLRARYGRHRPFHGAATALLDLVDVLLDDRPLPDPARWDRPDPPLALRVALGELAAAGQPVPAEWAHAWALLHPALDAPRARARFRELFTARYRERHGDGLLINPAAPPLTVRYRPTAEGVPPAEVPTDLPDVLTTPASTRALAELLDTCADELHAHDGLLADDPAAEGTAPALALLPRCVVTGGEPALDPFRALVDRVLPDGAALGVFELADLVALWPGGFDGAGAIGAARLLGHLGVGLEPDARTGLEEPRASGPAALFRVADAEDLPHAATPEYRAASTLLRLAASGEGLSEPERVDLTAHLGSALRLTDGEVARLNAHAVLLLTPGAPPAPQRLSGLTLGQRVHIADLASAAARVDTAPPGVDQVFRRMRAALDPSDPIPELPPAPEPALEAPQEPEAPPEPEVIATIVPASAEVPALLELTTVDLTTAPEPPALPAAPSPPAADSQATDSPVPDPRPADPTPADPTTSHLLATLAEDDPTTPSPRRAVLPVDLVPGLDAGHSALLRELAARPLWPRAEFDRRCAALHLLPIGALDALNEAAVAACGEPLAEPGEHGLLVNDTALGELLA is encoded by the coding sequence ATGGGGTTGGCAGATCGGTTACGGCGCGCGCTCGGGTTACCCGACCCGGAGGAGCCCGAGCACGAGCTCGAACCGGTGCGGACCCCCGGCGGGCCGACCGGTTCCCCCGAGCCCGCCGAGCACGCGCCCGCCGAGCACGCGCCCGCCGAACCCCGGACCGAGGACCGGCAGCCCGCCGCACAACGACCCGTTGAACCGCGGCCCGCCGCACGGCAGCCCGTCGAACCGCCACCCGTCGAACCGCGGCCCGAAGACGACCCGGAGCACTTCGCGTCGGCCACCGGCACCTTCGAGCCCGCCGACACCGCCACCCTCCTCCCGCCGGACGACCCGGCCACCGAGGACCCGCCCGCCGACGAACCCCCGCCCGCCGACCGCGTGCGCCCGTTCGTCCCCGCCGTCGTCCCCGAGCCCGCCGCCGAGGCCCAGCGGCCACCCGAGGACCCGGCCGAACCCTCGTTCTGGCTCCCCGAGGGCGTCGCCGTCCACTTCGCAGGCCACACCCTCGAAGGCGGCCTGCTCTACCTCGGCCGAGCGGGCGCCCCCGGAACCGCGCACGTCATCGACCCCACCCTCCCGGTCGACCCGTCCGCCGACCCCACCCTCCCGGTCGACCCGTCCGCCGAGCCCACCGACCGCGACCCGGCCCCCGCCTACCACGCGATGAGCCCGCGCGACCGGGCCGCGCACCTGCGCTGGCTCGCGACCGGCCGCCGCGACCGCACCGTCCCCGTCGGCCACGTCTTCCTGTTCCTGGCTGGCCTGGAGCACCGCGTCGTCGCCGACCGCGCCCGCGCCGACCTGCCCGCCGTGCGCGCCGAGCTGCGCGACCTGCGCGCCCGCTACGGCCGCCACCGCCCGTTCCACGGCGCCGCGACGGCCCTGCTCGACCTCGTCGACGTCCTGCTCGACGACCGCCCCCTGCCCGACCCGGCCCGCTGGGACCGCCCCGACCCGCCGCTCGCGCTCCGCGTCGCGCTGGGCGAGCTGGCCGCCGCGGGCCAACCGGTCCCGGCCGAGTGGGCGCACGCCTGGGCCCTGCTGCACCCGGCCCTGGACGCCCCGCGCGCCCGCGCCCGGTTCCGCGAGCTGTTCACCGCCCGCTACCGCGAGCGCCACGGCGACGGCCTGCTGATCAACCCGGCCGCGCCCCCGCTGACCGTCCGCTACCGCCCCACCGCCGAGGGCGTCCCGCCCGCCGAGGTGCCCACCGACCTGCCCGACGTGCTCACCACCCCCGCGTCGACCAGGGCCCTGGCCGAGCTGCTCGACACCTGCGCCGACGAGCTCCACGCCCACGACGGCCTGCTCGCGGACGACCCGGCCGCCGAGGGCACCGCGCCCGCGCTGGCCCTGCTGCCCCGCTGCGTGGTGACCGGTGGGGAACCCGCGCTGGACCCGTTCCGCGCGCTGGTGGACCGCGTGCTGCCGGACGGCGCGGCGCTCGGGGTGTTCGAGCTGGCGGACCTGGTGGCGCTGTGGCCGGGCGGGTTTGACGGCGCGGGCGCGATCGGCGCGGCCAGGCTCCTGGGCCACCTCGGCGTCGGCCTGGAACCGGACGCCCGCACGGGCCTGGAGGAACCGCGCGCGAGCGGCCCCGCGGCCCTGTTCCGGGTGGCCGACGCGGAGGACCTGCCGCACGCCGCGACCCCCGAGTACCGGGCCGCGTCCACCCTGCTGCGGCTGGCCGCGTCGGGGGAGGGGCTGTCCGAGCCGGAGCGCGTCGACCTGACCGCGCACCTCGGCTCCGCGCTGCGCCTCACCGACGGCGAGGTCGCCAGGCTGAACGCCCACGCGGTCCTGCTCCTCACCCCCGGCGCGCCGCCCGCGCCGCAACGCCTCAGCGGGCTCACCCTGGGGCAGCGCGTGCACATCGCCGACCTGGCGTCGGCCGCGGCCCGCGTCGACACCGCGCCGCCGGGCGTCGACCAGGTCTTCCGCCGGATGCGCGCCGCGCTGGACCCGAGCGACCCGATCCCGGAACTGCCGCCCGCGCCGGAGCCCGCCCTCGAAGCACCGCAGGAACCCGAAGCACCGCCGGAACCCGAGGTCATCGCGACCATCGTCCCCGCCTCCGCCGAGGTCCCCGCCCTGCTCGAACTCACCACCGTCGACCTGACGACCGCCCCCGAACCACCCGCCCTGCCCGCGGCGCCGTCCCCACCCGCCGCCGACTCCCAGGCCACCGACTCCCCGGTCCCCGACCCCCGCCCCGCCGACCCCACCCCCGCCGATCCCACCACCTCCCACCTCCTCGCCACCCTCGCCGAGGACGACCCCACCACCCCGTCCCCGCGCCGCGCCGTCCTGCCCGTCGACCTCGTCCCCGGTCTCGACGCGGGCCACTCCGCGCTCCTGCGCGAGCTCGCCGCCCGCCCGCTCTGGCCGCGCGCCGAGTTCGACCGCCGCTGCGCCGCACTGCACCTGCTCCCGATCGGCGCGCTCGACGCCCTCAACGAGGCCGCCGTCGCCGCCTGCGGCGAACCGCTCGCCGAACCCGGCGAGCACGGCCTGCTGGTCAACGACACCGCACTGGGGGAGCTCCTCGCATGA